The nucleotide sequence ATGCCTTTATATTCGACCAGACCAGAGCAACCGGCTGCGAATATTATCAGGGCAGACTTGTTCGTGTTAAAGATGTAAACTTTGTCAATCCTGGTTCGTGGGCGCCGGATACAACATTAACAGTAAAAGACGGTACGGGCAGAACATTTCCTGTTAAACTCGGCATTGGGCCGGGAATTACCGCAGGTTCAAATAACCTGACCACACAGTTTGACATCATCGCTATTTTTGACCAGGAAGATGGGACGAAGCCAAATACGGAAGGTTATTGCCTTTGGGTTGTAAATTATGATGGTAATGGTCAGATTCTCGGTGACGGATGCGATTTGACAGGCGTATTTGCCGCCGGCGATATTAATAAAGACTGCGTAGTGAACTTTGAAGATTTCGCAATGATGTCTGCGGATTGGCTCAAGTGCAGCAATCCTTTATTAAGTGGATGTGAATAAAAAATGATGAAACTAAAACGAGCTTTTACACTAACGGAATTATTGGTAGTTATATCAATAATAGCTTTGCTGCTTGCGGTACTTCTGCCGTCATTGTCAAAGGCTCGTTTACAAGCAAAAATAGTTGTAGTTAATGCCGAACTATCCGACATCGGTCTTGGCCTTGAGGCTTATTCTTTTGATAATTTTGGCAATTATCCGCCAACTCGTGTGGATTGCAACCCTGAAGCTCGTCCTTATATGTACGCTCTTCCACAGGAACTTGTCAAAGGCGGATATATGCCCGGCGGACAAGCAGGCAGCGTGTCATATTCTAAAATCGAGGACAAATTCAATCCCGGTATTCCATACAAATATATAGCTGTCGGGAAAAGATACGATTATTCGGGTTCGCCTACGACTCAATATCTGTGGATAGCTGACGGTTATCCGTGCAGCGCAGGTCAGACGTATCGTTCATACAAAGACCCTAAAATATCGCCTGTTACATGGGCGGTATTCAGTATTGGGCCAAAGTTTGATGAAAATAATCTGGCGAAGATAGACAAAGGATTTCCGGTTGATAAAACATATTGGTATTCCCCACAGGTACACAGCGGAATTATTACCAGAGTTAAACTTAAAGATAAACTCCAGCACATCGGCACATTCCTGAAATAGCAAAAACAGTCCTATTGTTTTTTTCATCTGTTCGGATACAATTCCGCGCTGACAGATTTTATTTAAAGGAATGAATTATGATTAAAGACCCACATATTATTCTCGGCGTTCATATCACAGACAGAATCAAACACGTTGGCCAGATTCAGCAGGTTTTAACAGAATTCGGATGCTATGTAAAAACACGTCTCGGTCTGCACGATGCGGGCAAGGATTTCTGTTCGCCGAATGGCCTGATGATTTTGGAACTTGCCGGCGATGCTAAAAAATGCGCAGAACTCGAGCAGAAATTGAAAGCAATCGAAGGCACAGACGTTCAAAAAATGGTCTTCACGCACGACTAAGCTATAAAGCAAATTCTTCAGTTTTTAAACTGTGTGTGTCGAGAATGACGAGGTTTCCTTTACCGCAGACCCAGTCGGTTGCTTCGCCGGGGTTGATTATCAATGTTCTGCCGACAGTTCGAATGTCTCTAAAATGTGTGTGGCCGTAAATGATGATGTCGTACTTCTGGCTGACGATAATTTCCTCCAGAACGCTGGGCTTGTGCGTCATAAAGATTTTCTTATCGCCGATTTCGCCGGAATACGGGTCCTGATAGATTTCGCCGCCAAAACTCTCCACTACGCTCTTTAGGACAAACTTTTCGCCGTCGTTATTGCCGTAAATCGCGATAAATTTCGCGTTTTTGCAGTCTTTAAACGCATTAGCCGTATATTGCGAGACAATATCGCCGGCGTGGAAGATATATTGAACCTTCTGGGTGTTGAAAATCTCTATCGCTTTCAAAACGTTGACGTGATGGTCGTGCGTGTCCGTAATTATGCCGATTTTCATTGCTGTTCCTTTTTCTAATTTTATCATTATAAAATATTGTCGAACTTTCGTCAAATATGTATAATACGCCGAAAATTTAAGTAATCTGATTTTTGAAAGGTATAAAAATGGCAAGTGCCCCGAAAGCAAATGCAATCGTAAGTCAATCCGGCGGCCCAACAGGCGTTATCAACGCATCACTGGTCGGCGTTATTGAAGAAGCAAAGAAACATCCTGAAATACAGAACCTCTACGGTGCTATCCACGCTGTAAGCGGTATCGTTAAGGAAAATTTCATAGACCTGATGAAAATATCCGGCGCTGAACTGGAAGTTACGGCCGCCAGCCCATCATCAGCACTCGGCTCAAGCAGAGACAAACCAGACGCTGAATATTGCAAGAAGGTTCTTGATGTCTTCAAGAAACGCGACATCCGCTATTTCTTCTACATCGGCGGCAACGATTCAGCCAATACCTGCCATATCATCAATACTATGGCTATCGAAGCGAAATATGAATTAAGGGCATTCCACGTTCCGAAGACAATCGACAACGACCTGCTCGTAACAGACCATTGCCCCGGCTTCGGCACAGCGGCGAAATTCGTATCGTGCGCTTTGATGGGCGATGATTTGGATAACAGGGCACTGCCGGGCATTAAAATCGATGTGATAATGGGACGCCACGCAGGCTTCCTGACAGCGGCAGCGGCCCTTGGCAAACAGAGAGACGATGACGGCCCGCACCTCGTGTATCTGCCGGAAAGACCAATCACAATGGATAAATTCCTTTCGGATGTCGATTCGGTTTACAAAAAATTAGGTCGCTGTGTTATCGCGGTTAGCGAAGGTATGAGCGATGTTGACCACAAGACGTGGGCTGAAAAGATTACCGAAACAAACGAGCGCGACTCGCACGGCAACGTTCAGCTTTCAGGTACCGGCGCTTTGGCTGATTTCCTCGCATCACAGATTAAGGCAAAATTGAAAGTTAAACGCGTTCGCGCAGACACTTTCGGCTATTTGCAGAGAAGTTTCGCAGGTTTGCAGTCGGCTGTCGATGTAACTGAAGCAAGATGGTGCGGCAGACACGCGGTTCAATTCGCGATGACGCAACTCAACGGCTCGGTCGCGATGAAACGCATAGGCAGCGGCAAGAACTACGGCGTTGAACTGTTCAGAACAGAGCTGAAAAACGTCGCTGAAAAAACAAAATCGCTTGCTGATGAATATATTAATAAAGACGGCAACGGCATAACACAAGCCTTTGTGGAGTATGCACTTCCGCTTACCGGCGGACTGCCGAAAACTGAATATCTCGGAAACAGACCGAAAATTTAATTGCGAGCAGTATAGTATAATTTTCCGAAATTTGTTTCGGCATGAGAGTATATCTACTCAATAGGTCTATTTCTGAAAGGATAGAGAATGAAACATACTAAAGTAATACTGGCTTTGTTTGTTATACTGTTGTTCAGTATGACGATGGCTTATGCCGGCGACAAAAAAGGCAAAGCTGACAAAAAATGCCAGGCCGTAAAGGCATGCAAAGACGTTAATGACAACAATACGGTAAAGCAATGTGCTGCGAAACGTAAAAACATGGAAAAATGCAAACAGGACGCAGCAAGCAAAGGCGAAAAGAAGGGCTGGTTCTCTTCGTGGTTTGGCCAAAAGGATGCAAAAACCTCCGACAAGACCTGCTCATCCAAATGCACAAAGGACTGCTCAAAATGTCCCCAAAAATGCACTATGAAAGATAAGGAAAAATGCGAAACGAAATGTCCTGCGATGCAGGCTAAAAGTATGAAGAATTGCAAAAAAGCGAAAGCCTGCCAAAAACCAGCAGACCCAAACGCACCTAAGACTAAATAGTTTTGGGATTGTTTAAAATGTATATGGCTGTGCCGGAGAATTTTCGGTACAGCCATTTTTTTTGCGTTCAGCACGAATCTGCTGTAAAATACCCGCTCTTTATGTTGTCTAATTTAATAAATTTGCTTCCGCAGGATTTCAGCAATGCTCAATGGTTGATACTTGGCTTGTGTGCAGTTCTTGTCGGCCTGAATAAAACCGCACTGCCGGGCGTGGGCATTGTCGTGGTGCCGCTGATAGCCTCGTTTTTTTCAGCGCGTGCTTCGACAGGATTGCTTTTGCCGATTCTTGCTTTGGCGGATTTGTTCGCGGTTGGTTATTATCATCGCCATGCGAACTGGAAAATAATTTTAAAACTTCTACCCGCGGCGGTGGTTGGCATCGCGGCCGGTTCAATTATAATTCGCCTGATTGACGACCAGACGCTTCGGCCTGTCATCGGCGTTATAGTTCTTGTGATGCTTGCGATGAATATTTTGAGAGAAAAATATCTGAAAGATGATTTTTCGCAGAGTATGTTTTTCGCTGTTATGATGGGTTTTCTGGCGGGCGTTACAACACAGCTTGCCAACGCGGCCGGCCCGATAATGACAATTTATCTGCTTGCGATGAGACTGCCCAAGTATGAATTTATTGGCACAGGCGCATTGTATGCCCTGATTCTGAACTGGCTCAAGATGGGAATCTTCGCGACCGAAGGCAGAATCACGATGCAGACGATGGCGGCTGATATTGCGATGCTTCCGCTTATTGCCGTCGGCGCAGTAGCGGGAATTTTCATCCTCAAAAAAGTTCCTCAAAAATGGTTCAATATCGCGGTGCAGTTTCTTGCCGCCGCCGCTGCGATTAAACTGCTTTTTTAAGTTTAGAAAATCGTTTGCCTAAAATTTATAAGAGAGACTTAAGCTGAACCAATATTCATCATTTTCGTTTACGGAATCTTCCCACGATGACTGATAATAGAATCCGGGTGTGAAGGTGAAATTATTTGTAAGCTCGAATGGCGATGCTATTTTGAAAACTGCGTGCGACCAGTCGTGATCGACGGAATTATAGCCTGTATTAGGAATGTAAGCGCCGTCGTTGTAAACCACATCAACGCCGAGTTGTACCGGCTGGCAGGTTGTGTTTGGCAGAATTTTCGGAAAGTTCAAAGTATATCCCAAACCAAAAATGTGAAACGAGCCGCCGTAATCGCGAACATCCGAATGCGATTCGGCCGGCCATAAATATACAAAAGTATAACTTGGCACAAGACCGCCGGGTAAAATCTTCGGCCATGAAAACGAAGAAAACACTTCCTGCATATTGGCTGTTTTTCTTGACATGCCGGGATAGGAATAATATGCCCATCCGATTTTATAATCTGTTGCAAAAATATCATCTTTGAAGAAGCTGCCGGTATAATATAGGGTGTAATCCAGTTCCTTGCTGTCTTCGAAGCCGCTTTGGTTTGCCATCGACGCCCAGATGTTAACGCCAAAGCCTGTTTGGTAAAGGTCCAAATCTATGCTCGGCTGAAATCCGCCGTGATTGTCAGGATAGCAATCGAAGCCTCTCCATATATATCTGCTTACATACGTCGCATCGAATGTGACGCCAAGTTTCTTTTGCGGTTGGGTTTCCTGTGCGGCAGAAAGAACTGCGGTGCAGGCAAAAAAGATGACTATTCCAATTAAAGGTTTTCTGTCTATTTTAACACCTCAATGATTACGTCAGACTTCTACTATATCGTCCAATAATTGAATGGAAATTCAATGTTTTTTGAAATCAGGTATTTACTGAAATAGAAATAGATACAGACTCATTCAAAAAGTGCCGAAATACTAATGGTATAATGGAGAAATGCCAAATGCTTGAGAAATCAAATAATAAAATTCCTCTGAAGCGCTACATTTCGCAGCGGTTCTTCAAAGCCGCTCTGCTTCCGCTTTTGGTGATTGAGTTGGCATTAGTTATAATATATTTTACGGTTAATGCTTACAACGCTTTTCAGACCAAACAAACTCTTGAAAAAATCAGTAAATCGCATTTGCAGGAAATCACCACCGGCCAGGCTTCAAGGATTAACGTACAACTTAATTCTGTTACATCGCTGGCTTACGTGCTTCAGCGTGAAACCGAACTATTTTTTAATAAGCCCGACTTGTTTGTGCGAACAGCAGATACTGCGAATTATGAGTTTGCGAAGAACGGTGTTTATTACAAATTGAAAGATGATGGGGGATGCAGCCTTTTTTATTCATCGCTATATCCGATCAGAGACGCGGAAAAAGAAAAGGCGGTGGGGTCCGAATCGCTCGACCCTATTTACCGAAATATTTATGAAAGCAACCGAAATATTGTCGCGGTTTATCTTAATACCTACGATTCGATGAATCGTTATTATCCATTCATGGAAGATTGTTATTCTCAATATCCGGCAGATATGAATATACCGGAATACAATTTTTATTATCTGGCCGACGCAATTCACAATCCGGAACGAAAACCTGTCTGGACGGAGTCGTATCTCGACCCGGCGGGAAAAGGGTGGATGATGTCGTGCATTGTTCCGATTTACAAGGGAGAATTTCTCGAGGGCGTAGTGGGTATCGATATCACGATAGATGAATTTATAAAAAATATTCTGGCACTGAATCTTCCGTGGAACGCCAAGGCGTTTCTGGTTGATTCCAACGGTATCATTATGGCAATGCCACAGGAAGCAGCTGAAGTGTTCGGCTTACAGGAACTTCAGAAATACGTTTACACGAATAAGGTTTATCAGGACACATTCAAACCAAACGAATTTAATCTGAAAAACAGCCGGAAGGAAATTGCTGAATCGGTAACGAATCTTATGGACAAACAGAAAGGCGTTGAAAGGCTCAATATAGGTGCTGCATCATATTTTCTCACACAGACAACAGTTGACGAGACAGGCTGGAAATTGTTCATTATCGCCGACAGAAATATAATTATTGCACCAGCGATTGCTCTGGTAAAAAATTTCGAAATCGTTGGATATCTGGCCATAGGTCTGATGGTATTGTTTTATCTGACGTTTTTCGCTTATCTGTTTAGGCACACGGCTATAATATCATCCGAACTGGCCTATCCTGTTGAGGCTATTGTTAAAGCGAGCTGTAAAATTTCCAAAGGTGATTATAATGCGGTGTTTACGCCGAGTAAAATAACGGAAATGGAACTTCTTTCATTCACATTTAGGGAAATGGCGAATGATCTTAAGAATTTACATTCTAATTTGGAATCAGCGGTAACGGAACGAACATTACAATTGGAAATGATAAATCAAGAATTAAAAAACTTTGTGTATGTTGCATCGCACGATCTTCGTGAGCCGTTACGGAAAATAACGGTCTTTGCGGAAATGCTTAAAAATTCTCTCAAAGACAAAGTTGACAATTCGGAAGCGGAAAATCTGCATTATATGGTTGACGGCGCAGAGAGAATGAAAAAAATGATTGACGGGCTTCTTGTTTATTCGCGAGTAAGTATGCAGCCGCACCCGTTCCAGCAAATAGACCTTAACGAAATTGTAAGCCAGATCAGCAAATTCGAGCTGTCTGTTCTTATCGAGGAAAAGAATGTAATCCTCGAAGTACCAAAACCACTTCCGGTTATAATGGGTGATGAATCGCAGATAACCCAGCTTTTACAAAATCTTATCGCCAACGGAATAAAATATCAGAAGAAAGATAATAAACCGATAATCAAAATCACATCCAAATCAGCCGCTGACGGTATGACGCAAATAGAAGTAGCAGATAACGGAATAGGAATCAAGCCCGAATATCACAGTGCCGTATTTGGAATGTTTAAACGCCTGCATGGCAAAGAATACGAAGGTACGGGAATTGGCCTTGCCACGTGCAAGAAAATTGTTGAAAGACACAATGGCAAAATCGGCCTCGAATCACAGCCCGACCAGGGCTCGACATTCTGGTTTACAATAGGCCAAGTGCCGGCAATGGCGAGCACAGTGGTCAATACCTGAGTCCTATAACAATTATTACAAAGTCTAAAATAATTATTAAATCGTTCCAAAACGCATATTAGTAATTCACCTCTAAAATATAGCCGAAAGAAGATATATACTTTGTAAGAGCACTAATGGATAACGTTAAGACATCACTGGTACGAAAAGTTGCTATCTGTATAGGACTGATATTTGTCC is from Planctomycetaceae bacterium and encodes:
- a CDS encoding 6-phosphofructokinase, coding for MASAPKANAIVSQSGGPTGVINASLVGVIEEAKKHPEIQNLYGAIHAVSGIVKENFIDLMKISGAELEVTAASPSSALGSSRDKPDAEYCKKVLDVFKKRDIRYFFYIGGNDSANTCHIINTMAIEAKYELRAFHVPKTIDNDLLVTDHCPGFGTAAKFVSCALMGDDLDNRALPGIKIDVIMGRHAGFLTAAAALGKQRDDDGPHLVYLPERPITMDKFLSDVDSVYKKLGRCVIAVSEGMSDVDHKTWAEKITETNERDSHGNVQLSGTGALADFLASQIKAKLKVKRVRADTFGYLQRSFAGLQSAVDVTEARWCGRHAVQFAMTQLNGSVAMKRIGSGKNYGVELFRTELKNVAEKTKSLADEYINKDGNGITQAFVEYALPLTGGLPKTEYLGNRPKI
- a CDS encoding type II secretion system GspH family protein, yielding MMKLKRAFTLTELLVVISIIALLLAVLLPSLSKARLQAKIVVVNAELSDIGLGLEAYSFDNFGNYPPTRVDCNPEARPYMYALPQELVKGGYMPGGQAGSVSYSKIEDKFNPGIPYKYIAVGKRYDYSGSPTTQYLWIADGYPCSAGQTYRSYKDPKISPVTWAVFSIGPKFDENNLAKIDKGFPVDKTYWYSPQVHSGIITRVKLKDKLQHIGTFLK
- a CDS encoding metallophosphoesterase, which codes for MKIGIITDTHDHHVNVLKAIEIFNTQKVQYIFHAGDIVSQYTANAFKDCKNAKFIAIYGNNDGEKFVLKSVVESFGGEIYQDPYSGEIGDKKIFMTHKPSVLEEIIVSQKYDIIIYGHTHFRDIRTVGRTLIINPGEATDWVCGKGNLVILDTHSLKTEEFAL
- a CDS encoding sulfite exporter TauE/SafE family protein, yielding MLSNLINLLPQDFSNAQWLILGLCAVLVGLNKTALPGVGIVVVPLIASFFSARASTGLLLPILALADLFAVGYYHRHANWKIILKLLPAAVVGIAAGSIIIRLIDDQTLRPVIGVIVLVMLAMNILREKYLKDDFSQSMFFAVMMGFLAGVTTQLANAAGPIMTIYLLAMRLPKYEFIGTGALYALILNWLKMGIFATEGRITMQTMAADIAMLPLIAVGAVAGIFILKKVPQKWFNIAVQFLAAAAAIKLLF